The following coding sequences are from one Mugil cephalus isolate CIBA_MC_2020 chromosome 9, CIBA_Mcephalus_1.1, whole genome shotgun sequence window:
- the smc4 gene encoding structural maintenance of chromosomes protein 4 isoform X1, whose amino-acid sequence MPSKAAKGSTASAKPRGKGSQPRDDSEDELDVPPQETNSNGQEEAPPTTDPSQGEAAEAVDSRSLEEILGSIPPPPPPAMTNEPGAPRLMITHLVNRNFKSYAGEQILGPFHKRFSCIIGPNGSGKSNVIDSMLFVFGYRAQKIRSKKLSVLIHSSDKHKDVQSCTVEVHFQKIIDKEGDDYEVIPNSKFYVSRTANKDNSSAYHINGKKATFKEVGALLRSHGIDLDHNRFLILQGEVEQIAMMKPKGQTEHDEGMLEYLEDIIGSCRLKEPIQTLARRIELLNEQRGEKLNRVKLVEKEKNALEGEKNKAVEFLTLENDIFKHKSRLCQYYVHDLQKRVVDKEQEKHKILEDTKELTEKNGKISQEIEKMNQELKNVEKKQNKLNKYIETQKEKFTQLDLQDVEVREKIKHSKSKNKKLQKQLEKDKEKLEEVRSIPASSEKAISEATARKEDLEKQKVKEEEKLKEVMESLKEETSGLQQDKEKQEKELMELSKAVNETRSRMDLAQSELDIYLSRHNTALTQLNTAKQTLQTTSDTLQERRATIKDLKVKLPPKEQELKKDEGELEKLVKMDNETKEAVRELRQKVDEAKSSLSSNRSRGKVLDALMQQKKSGRIPGIFGRLGDLGAIEEKYDVAISSSCGALDNIVVDTIDTAQKCVTFLKEQNIGVATFIGLDKMKVWEQKMAPIRTPEDSPRLFDMVRVKDESVRPAFYFALRDTLVAQDMEQATRMAFQKDRRWRVVTLKGQIIEMAGTMTGGGRVMKGRMGSSIDTEVTQDELDRMESKLNEKVAKMQGCQETKLQLEESVQRLQPQLRDMKNTLEKYTNSIASLADQETHLKLQIKELEANVLAAAPDKAKQKQMEKSLEAFKKDYEAASSKAGKVENEVKRLHNLIVDINSHKLKAQQDKLDKVNKELDDCSSTITKAQVAIKTAGRNLKKCEESVARVQAEMEENEKSMAELTEKLKKLEQEAGEIMTACQEAEAELPEVQEQYQGVLKEIKVLQQQEHALQEESLGVRLRVEQIETTITEHNNKIKHWQKEATKLSLHTIEDKPAEELPVLTPDELEEISDPNIIINKMITLETQCAQMKPNLGAIAEYKKKEELYLQRVAQLDEITTERDKFKRGYEDLRKQRLNEFMTGFNMITNKLKENYQMLTLGGDAELELVDSLDPFSEGIMFSVRPPKKSWKKIFNLSGGEKTLSSLALVFALHHYKPTPLYFMDEIDAALDFKNVSIVACYIYEQTKNAQFIIISLRNNMFEIADRLIGIYKTHNTTKSVGINPKTIVFKEHDAVTA is encoded by the exons ATGCCATCTAAAGCTGCAAAGGGCTCAACTGCCTCCGCCAAGCCAAGAGGGAAAGGGTCGCAGCCTCGGGATGACTCTGAAGACGAGCTGGATGTACCCCCTCAAGAAACCAACTCCAATGGCCAAGAGGAGGCACCGCCGACAACTG ATCCGTCTCAGGGGGAAGCAGCCGAGGCGGTTGATAGTCGAAGTTTGGAGGAGATTCTCGGTAGCATCCCTCCACCCCCGCCCCCAGCAATGACCAATGAACCGGGCGCTCCTCGCCTGATGATAACACATTTAGTTAATCGCAACTTTAAATCGTACGCAGGCGAGCAGATTCTGGGGCCTTTTCACAAG CGCTTTTCCTGCATCATTGGTCCAAATGGAAGTGGGAAGTCCAATGTGATAGATTCAATGCTCTTTGTGTTTGGATACAGAGCTCAAAAGATAAGATCGAAAAAACTCTCAGTTCTGATTCACAGCTCTGATAAACACAAAGATGTGCAAAGCTGTACTGTGGAGGTGCATTTTCAAAAGATTATTGATAag GAAGGAGATGACTACGAAGTTATCCCCAACAGCAAGTTCTATGTTTCCAGGACTGCCAACAAAGACAATTCCTCTGCCTACCATATCAATGGCAAGAAAGCCACATTCAAAGAAGTGGGGGCTTTACTCCGAAGCCATGGTATTGACCTAGACCACAACAGATTTCTGATCTTACAg GGTGAGGTGGAACAGATTGCCATGATGAAGCCTAAAGGTCAGACAGAGCACGATGAGGGCATGCTGGAGTACCTGGAGGACATTATTGGCTCCTGTCGTCTCAAGGAGCCCATCCAAACCCTGGCTCGCCGTATTGAGCTGCTCaatgagcagagaggagagaag CTAAACAGAGTTAAGCTtgtggaaaaggagaagaatgcTTTGGAGGGCGAAAAGAACAAAGCTGTGGAGTTCCTCACCTTGGAGAACGACATCTTCAAACACAAGAGTCGGCTCTGCCAGTATTATGT TCACGATTTGCAGAAGCGTGTGGTGGATAAAGAGCAGGAAAAGCACAAGATCTTGGAGGACACCAAGGAACTCACGGAGAAAAATGGAAAGATATCACAGGAGATAGAGAAAATGAACCAAGAGCTGAAAAATGTGGAGAA aaaacaaaataagctCAACAAGTACATTGAGACCCAGAAGGAGAAGTTCACCCAGCTGGACCTGCAGGATGTTGAAGTGCGTGAGAAGATTAAACACTCCAAGAGCAAGAACAAGAAATtgcagaagcagctggaaaaggacaaagaaaag CTGGAGGAAGTGCGCAGTATACCAGCCAGCAGTGAAAAGGCCATCTCTGAGGCAACAGCTCGCAAGGAAGACCTGGAGAAGCAgaaggtgaaagaggaggaaaaacttAAGGAAGTGATGGAGAGTCTGAAGGAAGAGACCAGCGGCTTGCAACAGGACAAAGag aaacaagaaaaagagcTCATGGAACTCAGTAAGGCTGTCAATGAGACCCGTTCTCGCATGGACCTGGCTCAGTCCGAGCTTGACATCTACCTTAGTCGCCACAACACAGCTCTGACACAGCTCAACACGGCCAAGCAGACACTTCAGACGACCTCTGACACACTGCAGGAGCGCCGCGCCACCATAAAAGACCTGAAAGTCAAGCTACCCCCAAAAGAACAGGAGCTCAAGAAG GACGAGGGGGAACTGGAGAAGCTGGTGAAGATGGACAACGAGACTAAGGAAGCGGTGAGGGAATTGAGGCAGAAGGTGGACGAAGCCAAGAGCTCTTTGTCCTCGAACCGCAGCCGAGGAAAAGTCCTGGATGCCCTcatgcagcagaagaagagcgGCAGAATCCCCGGGATCTTTGGAagattg GGAGACCTCGGTGCCATAGAGGAGAAGTATGATGTGGCCATTTCCTCCAGCTGTGGTGCTCTGGACAACATTGTGGTGGATACCATCGACACGGCTCAGAAATGTGTCACGTTTCTCAAAGAGCAGAACATTGGGGTTGCCACTTTCATCGGTCTTGATAAG ATGAAAGTGTGGGAGCAGAAAATGGCTCCCATTCGCACACCAGAGGACAGCCCTCGTCTCTTTGACATGGTGAGAGTGAAAGATGAGAGTGTGCGACCAGCTTTCTACTTCGCCCTAAGGGACACCCTGGTGGCGCAAGACATGGAGCAAGCCACAAGAATGGCCTTCCAGAAAGACAGGCGCTGGAGAGTGGTCACCCTGAAGGGACAGATAATCGAGATGGCTG GAACCATGACGGGAGGAGGACGAGTGATGAAGGGCAGAATGGGCTCTTCTATTGACACTGAGGTCACCCAGGACGAG CTTGACCGTATGGAGAGCAAGCTGAACGAGAAAGTGGCAAAGATGCAGGGCTGCCAAGAGAcgaagctgcagctggaggagagcgTCCAGCGTCTGCAGCCGCAGCTCAGAGACATGAAGAACACCCTGGAGAAATACACCAACAGCATAGCT aGTTTAGCTGACCAGGAGACTCATTTGAAACTTCAGATCAAGGAACTCGAAGCCAATGTGCTGGCAGCTGCCCCAGACAAGgccaaacagaaacagatggagaAGAGCCTGGAGGCCTTCAAAAAAG ACTACGAGGCAGCGTCCAGTAAAGCTGGGAAGGTGGAAAATGAGGTGAAAAGACTCCACAACCTCATTGTGGACATCAATAGTCACAAACTGAAGGCTCAGCAGGACAAGCTTGACAAGGTCAACAAGGAGCTGGACGACTGCTCCTCCACCATAACCAAGGCCCAGGTGGCCATAAAGACGGCCGGCCG CAACCTGAAGAAGTGCGAGGAGAGCGTTGCCCGTGTGCAGGCCGAGATGGAGGAGAATGAGAAGTCGATGGCTGAGCTCACAGAAAAGCTGAAGAAACTGGAGCAGGAGGCCGGGGAGATCATGACGGCCTGTCAGGAGGCGGAG GCTGAACTACCTGAAGTTCAGGAGCAGTATCAGGGCGTGTTGAAGGAGATAAAGGTCCTACAGCAGCAGGAACACGCTCTGCAGGAGGAGTCGCTCGGCGTCCGGCTCCGTGTTGAGCAGATAGAGACCACCATCACcgaacacaacaacaagatcAAACACTGGCAGAAAGAG GCCACCAAGCTGTCCCTTCATACCATCGAGGACAAGCCAGCAGAGGAACTCCCCGTACTTACTCCCGATGAACTTGAAGAAATCTCAGATCCTAACATCATTATCAACAAGATGATCACATTAGAGACGCAGTGTGCCCAGATGAAGCCCAACCTCGGGGCCATTGCTGAGTACAAGAAGAAG gagGAGCTGTACCTGCAGCGCGTGGCCCAGCTGGACGAGATCACCACAGAGAGGGACAAGTTCAAGCGTGGCTACGAGGACCTGCGCAAACAGCGGCTCAACGAGTTCATGACCGGATTCAACATGATCACaaacaagctgaaggaaaacTACCAGATGCTGACACTGGGTGGTGATGCCGAGCTGGAGCTAGTGGACAGTTTAGACCCGTTCTCAGAGGGCATCATGTTCAG TGTTCGTCCTCCAAAGAAAAGCTGGAAGAAGATCTTCAACCTGTCGGGAGGAGAGAAGACCCTCAGCTCCTTGGCTCTGGTGTTTGCTCTGCACCACTATAAACCCACACCGCTCTACTTCATGGACGAGATCGATGCTGCTCTCGACTTCAAGAACGTCTCCATCGTGGCCTGTTACATTTAT GAACAAACAAAGAACGCTCAGTTCATCATCATCTCCCTGAGGAACAACATGTTCGAGATCGCCGACCGTCTCATCGGCATCTACAAAACGCACAACACCACCAAGAGCGTGGGAATCAACCCCAAGACCATCGTGTTCAAAGAGCACGACGCCGTCACTGCTTGA
- the smc4 gene encoding structural maintenance of chromosomes protein 4 isoform X2 translates to MTNEPGAPRLMITHLVNRNFKSYAGEQILGPFHKRFSCIIGPNGSGKSNVIDSMLFVFGYRAQKIRSKKLSVLIHSSDKHKDVQSCTVEVHFQKIIDKEGDDYEVIPNSKFYVSRTANKDNSSAYHINGKKATFKEVGALLRSHGIDLDHNRFLILQGEVEQIAMMKPKGQTEHDEGMLEYLEDIIGSCRLKEPIQTLARRIELLNEQRGEKLNRVKLVEKEKNALEGEKNKAVEFLTLENDIFKHKSRLCQYYVHDLQKRVVDKEQEKHKILEDTKELTEKNGKISQEIEKMNQELKNVEKKQNKLNKYIETQKEKFTQLDLQDVEVREKIKHSKSKNKKLQKQLEKDKEKLEEVRSIPASSEKAISEATARKEDLEKQKVKEEEKLKEVMESLKEETSGLQQDKEKQEKELMELSKAVNETRSRMDLAQSELDIYLSRHNTALTQLNTAKQTLQTTSDTLQERRATIKDLKVKLPPKEQELKKDEGELEKLVKMDNETKEAVRELRQKVDEAKSSLSSNRSRGKVLDALMQQKKSGRIPGIFGRLGDLGAIEEKYDVAISSSCGALDNIVVDTIDTAQKCVTFLKEQNIGVATFIGLDKMKVWEQKMAPIRTPEDSPRLFDMVRVKDESVRPAFYFALRDTLVAQDMEQATRMAFQKDRRWRVVTLKGQIIEMAGTMTGGGRVMKGRMGSSIDTEVTQDELDRMESKLNEKVAKMQGCQETKLQLEESVQRLQPQLRDMKNTLEKYTNSIASLADQETHLKLQIKELEANVLAAAPDKAKQKQMEKSLEAFKKDYEAASSKAGKVENEVKRLHNLIVDINSHKLKAQQDKLDKVNKELDDCSSTITKAQVAIKTAGRNLKKCEESVARVQAEMEENEKSMAELTEKLKKLEQEAGEIMTACQEAEAELPEVQEQYQGVLKEIKVLQQQEHALQEESLGVRLRVEQIETTITEHNNKIKHWQKEATKLSLHTIEDKPAEELPVLTPDELEEISDPNIIINKMITLETQCAQMKPNLGAIAEYKKKEELYLQRVAQLDEITTERDKFKRGYEDLRKQRLNEFMTGFNMITNKLKENYQMLTLGGDAELELVDSLDPFSEGIMFSVRPPKKSWKKIFNLSGGEKTLSSLALVFALHHYKPTPLYFMDEIDAALDFKNVSIVACYIYEQTKNAQFIIISLRNNMFEIADRLIGIYKTHNTTKSVGINPKTIVFKEHDAVTA, encoded by the exons ATGACCAATGAACCGGGCGCTCCTCGCCTGATGATAACACATTTAGTTAATCGCAACTTTAAATCGTACGCAGGCGAGCAGATTCTGGGGCCTTTTCACAAG CGCTTTTCCTGCATCATTGGTCCAAATGGAAGTGGGAAGTCCAATGTGATAGATTCAATGCTCTTTGTGTTTGGATACAGAGCTCAAAAGATAAGATCGAAAAAACTCTCAGTTCTGATTCACAGCTCTGATAAACACAAAGATGTGCAAAGCTGTACTGTGGAGGTGCATTTTCAAAAGATTATTGATAag GAAGGAGATGACTACGAAGTTATCCCCAACAGCAAGTTCTATGTTTCCAGGACTGCCAACAAAGACAATTCCTCTGCCTACCATATCAATGGCAAGAAAGCCACATTCAAAGAAGTGGGGGCTTTACTCCGAAGCCATGGTATTGACCTAGACCACAACAGATTTCTGATCTTACAg GGTGAGGTGGAACAGATTGCCATGATGAAGCCTAAAGGTCAGACAGAGCACGATGAGGGCATGCTGGAGTACCTGGAGGACATTATTGGCTCCTGTCGTCTCAAGGAGCCCATCCAAACCCTGGCTCGCCGTATTGAGCTGCTCaatgagcagagaggagagaag CTAAACAGAGTTAAGCTtgtggaaaaggagaagaatgcTTTGGAGGGCGAAAAGAACAAAGCTGTGGAGTTCCTCACCTTGGAGAACGACATCTTCAAACACAAGAGTCGGCTCTGCCAGTATTATGT TCACGATTTGCAGAAGCGTGTGGTGGATAAAGAGCAGGAAAAGCACAAGATCTTGGAGGACACCAAGGAACTCACGGAGAAAAATGGAAAGATATCACAGGAGATAGAGAAAATGAACCAAGAGCTGAAAAATGTGGAGAA aaaacaaaataagctCAACAAGTACATTGAGACCCAGAAGGAGAAGTTCACCCAGCTGGACCTGCAGGATGTTGAAGTGCGTGAGAAGATTAAACACTCCAAGAGCAAGAACAAGAAATtgcagaagcagctggaaaaggacaaagaaaag CTGGAGGAAGTGCGCAGTATACCAGCCAGCAGTGAAAAGGCCATCTCTGAGGCAACAGCTCGCAAGGAAGACCTGGAGAAGCAgaaggtgaaagaggaggaaaaacttAAGGAAGTGATGGAGAGTCTGAAGGAAGAGACCAGCGGCTTGCAACAGGACAAAGag aaacaagaaaaagagcTCATGGAACTCAGTAAGGCTGTCAATGAGACCCGTTCTCGCATGGACCTGGCTCAGTCCGAGCTTGACATCTACCTTAGTCGCCACAACACAGCTCTGACACAGCTCAACACGGCCAAGCAGACACTTCAGACGACCTCTGACACACTGCAGGAGCGCCGCGCCACCATAAAAGACCTGAAAGTCAAGCTACCCCCAAAAGAACAGGAGCTCAAGAAG GACGAGGGGGAACTGGAGAAGCTGGTGAAGATGGACAACGAGACTAAGGAAGCGGTGAGGGAATTGAGGCAGAAGGTGGACGAAGCCAAGAGCTCTTTGTCCTCGAACCGCAGCCGAGGAAAAGTCCTGGATGCCCTcatgcagcagaagaagagcgGCAGAATCCCCGGGATCTTTGGAagattg GGAGACCTCGGTGCCATAGAGGAGAAGTATGATGTGGCCATTTCCTCCAGCTGTGGTGCTCTGGACAACATTGTGGTGGATACCATCGACACGGCTCAGAAATGTGTCACGTTTCTCAAAGAGCAGAACATTGGGGTTGCCACTTTCATCGGTCTTGATAAG ATGAAAGTGTGGGAGCAGAAAATGGCTCCCATTCGCACACCAGAGGACAGCCCTCGTCTCTTTGACATGGTGAGAGTGAAAGATGAGAGTGTGCGACCAGCTTTCTACTTCGCCCTAAGGGACACCCTGGTGGCGCAAGACATGGAGCAAGCCACAAGAATGGCCTTCCAGAAAGACAGGCGCTGGAGAGTGGTCACCCTGAAGGGACAGATAATCGAGATGGCTG GAACCATGACGGGAGGAGGACGAGTGATGAAGGGCAGAATGGGCTCTTCTATTGACACTGAGGTCACCCAGGACGAG CTTGACCGTATGGAGAGCAAGCTGAACGAGAAAGTGGCAAAGATGCAGGGCTGCCAAGAGAcgaagctgcagctggaggagagcgTCCAGCGTCTGCAGCCGCAGCTCAGAGACATGAAGAACACCCTGGAGAAATACACCAACAGCATAGCT aGTTTAGCTGACCAGGAGACTCATTTGAAACTTCAGATCAAGGAACTCGAAGCCAATGTGCTGGCAGCTGCCCCAGACAAGgccaaacagaaacagatggagaAGAGCCTGGAGGCCTTCAAAAAAG ACTACGAGGCAGCGTCCAGTAAAGCTGGGAAGGTGGAAAATGAGGTGAAAAGACTCCACAACCTCATTGTGGACATCAATAGTCACAAACTGAAGGCTCAGCAGGACAAGCTTGACAAGGTCAACAAGGAGCTGGACGACTGCTCCTCCACCATAACCAAGGCCCAGGTGGCCATAAAGACGGCCGGCCG CAACCTGAAGAAGTGCGAGGAGAGCGTTGCCCGTGTGCAGGCCGAGATGGAGGAGAATGAGAAGTCGATGGCTGAGCTCACAGAAAAGCTGAAGAAACTGGAGCAGGAGGCCGGGGAGATCATGACGGCCTGTCAGGAGGCGGAG GCTGAACTACCTGAAGTTCAGGAGCAGTATCAGGGCGTGTTGAAGGAGATAAAGGTCCTACAGCAGCAGGAACACGCTCTGCAGGAGGAGTCGCTCGGCGTCCGGCTCCGTGTTGAGCAGATAGAGACCACCATCACcgaacacaacaacaagatcAAACACTGGCAGAAAGAG GCCACCAAGCTGTCCCTTCATACCATCGAGGACAAGCCAGCAGAGGAACTCCCCGTACTTACTCCCGATGAACTTGAAGAAATCTCAGATCCTAACATCATTATCAACAAGATGATCACATTAGAGACGCAGTGTGCCCAGATGAAGCCCAACCTCGGGGCCATTGCTGAGTACAAGAAGAAG gagGAGCTGTACCTGCAGCGCGTGGCCCAGCTGGACGAGATCACCACAGAGAGGGACAAGTTCAAGCGTGGCTACGAGGACCTGCGCAAACAGCGGCTCAACGAGTTCATGACCGGATTCAACATGATCACaaacaagctgaaggaaaacTACCAGATGCTGACACTGGGTGGTGATGCCGAGCTGGAGCTAGTGGACAGTTTAGACCCGTTCTCAGAGGGCATCATGTTCAG TGTTCGTCCTCCAAAGAAAAGCTGGAAGAAGATCTTCAACCTGTCGGGAGGAGAGAAGACCCTCAGCTCCTTGGCTCTGGTGTTTGCTCTGCACCACTATAAACCCACACCGCTCTACTTCATGGACGAGATCGATGCTGCTCTCGACTTCAAGAACGTCTCCATCGTGGCCTGTTACATTTAT GAACAAACAAAGAACGCTCAGTTCATCATCATCTCCCTGAGGAACAACATGTTCGAGATCGCCGACCGTCTCATCGGCATCTACAAAACGCACAACACCACCAAGAGCGTGGGAATCAACCCCAAGACCATCGTGTTCAAAGAGCACGACGCCGTCACTGCTTGA
- the trim59 gene encoding tripartite motif-containing protein 59 has translation MDTLEEDLTCSVCYSLFSDPRVLPCSHTFCKGCLDNLLQVSTNYSIWRPLRLPLKCPNCRSVVELPPVGVDGLPTNVCLRAIIEKYQRDSEPRPPSCQEHHRQPLNMYCIEDRQLICGLCLTVGEHQGHQIDDLQAAFVREKTTPSKLLARLSERRWAQVCELGEQLEQERSRCEGLVRQDRQEVNQFFLGLEAVLARKRQAYLEALDKADAEVAQAYDPLIHRVKELQEEQLDLVSLGSSVEEEDSPLVFLEKVHLFRERVEEFIKTPLPSVINLSVTPRAADYLQQHWPAVTVGSLEEAPIPKVCCCARCGSAETTAVADGSNRGVQDLWGELRPTAAVLLAGLLLLLAGLWVNPVGGASLGFSLLSRFSQLLHGLSSEVLTSVWDTAASAYAVTEAAVEGWRSYLSAVGDKFFQRVGALLKNLTSR, from the exons ATGGAcaccctggaggaggacctgacGTGCTCCGTGTGCTACTCTCTGTTCTCTGACCCGCGGGTCCTGCCGTGTTCGCACACCTTCTGTAAAGGCTGCCTGGACAACCTGCTCCAGGTGTCCACCAACTACTCCATCTGGCGCCCGCTCCGCCTGCCGCTAAAATGCCCCAACTGCCGCAGCGTGGTGGAGCTGCCCCCGGTGGGCGTGGACGGCCTCCCCACCAACGTGTGCCTGCGGGCCATCATTGAGAAA TACCAGAGGGACAGCGAGCCTCGGCCGCCCTCCTGTCAGGAGCACCACAGGCAGCCTCTCAACATGTACTGCATCGAGGACCGGCAGCTGATCTGCGGGCTGTGTCTGACTGTCGGGGAGCATCAGGGCCATCAGATAGATGACCTGCAGGCGGCTTTCGTCAGAGAGAAGACGACGCCATCGAAGCTGCTGGCCAGGCTTTCTGAGAGGAGATGGGCACAG GTGTGCGAGCTGGgggagcagctggagcaggagaggTCCCGCTGTGAAGGCCTGGTGAGGCAGGACCGGCAGGAGGTCAATCAGTTTTTCCTCGGCCTGGAGGCTGTGCTGGCCAGGAAGAGGCAAGCGTACCTGGAGGCTCTAGATAAGGCGGACGCAGAGGTGGCGCAGGCCTACGACCCCCTCATCCACAGAGTGAAGGAGCTACAG GAAGAACAGCTGGACCTGGTGTCACTGGGTTCGtcggtggaggaggaagactcGCCGCTGGTGTTCTTGGAGAAGGTGCATTTGTTCAGGGAGAGGGTGGAGGAGTTTATCAAAACCCCTCTGCCCTCTGTGATAAACCTGTCGGTCACCCCGCGAGCAGCAGACTACCTCCAGCAGCACTGGCCGGCTGTGACCGTCGGGAGCCTGGAGGAGGCTCCTATACCCAAGGTGTGCTGCTGCGCCAGATGTGGCAGCGCAGAAACCACAGCCGTGGCAGATGGGTCCAACAGAGGGGTCCAGGACTTGTGGGGTGAGCTGAGGCCGACCGCCGCGGTGCTGCTGgcggggctgctgctgctgctggcggGGCTGTGGGTCAACCCGGTCGGAGGGGCGTCGCTGGGCTTCTCCCTCCTGTCGCGGTTCAGTCAGTTGCTCCACGGCCTGAGCAGCGAAGTCCTCACGTCCGTCTGGGACACGGCAGCCTCAGCGTACGCGGTGACGGAGGCTGCAGTGGAAGGGTGGCGCTCATACCTCTCCGCGGTGGGGGACAAGTTCTTCCAGCGGGTGGGCGCCTTACTGAAAAATCTGACTTCGCgctga